The following coding sequences lie in one Thermomicrobium sp. 4228-Ro genomic window:
- a CDS encoding type II secretion system F family protein: MLQEPLVLMALFLAGAAAILLLAGLRTRTGDAAVERRLEQYAGEERLEPETAAGTNLVARRVDRAVRGRPFAEAMRTNLSRADLRLTVGEFLLLRFGTLIVGFALGFVAGRGLTRPVLGLFVGLLFAIAGWLLPHYYVLWRARRRLQQFINQLGDTIGLMANSLRAGYSLLQTMDLVARESSPPIADEFRRVVREVGLGVPLQEALEHMLRRVPSDDLDLLVTAIAINHEVGGNLAQILDVIGETIRERVRIKGEIRVLTAQQSLSGYVISLLPVGLAIVIFLLNPDYLGSLFTWPWICMPIGAVISMVIGFFVMRRIVAIEV; this comes from the coding sequence GTGCTGCAGGAGCCGCTCGTCCTCATGGCGTTGTTCCTCGCTGGAGCGGCAGCAATCCTCCTGCTGGCAGGCTTGCGTACTCGGACGGGCGATGCAGCGGTCGAACGACGCCTCGAGCAGTATGCCGGCGAGGAGCGCTTGGAACCCGAGACCGCCGCCGGGACGAACCTCGTAGCGCGGCGAGTCGATCGAGCAGTACGCGGACGTCCCTTCGCTGAGGCGATGCGAACGAATCTGTCCCGCGCAGATCTCCGCTTGACAGTCGGTGAATTCTTGCTGTTGCGATTCGGAACGCTGATCGTCGGTTTTGCACTCGGTTTCGTGGCCGGGCGCGGCTTGACGCGGCCAGTACTGGGACTCTTCGTCGGCCTGCTGTTCGCGATCGCTGGCTGGCTGTTGCCGCACTACTACGTGCTGTGGCGCGCCCGTCGTCGCTTGCAGCAGTTCATCAATCAGCTGGGCGATACGATCGGCCTGATGGCCAACTCGTTGCGCGCCGGCTATAGCCTCCTGCAAACGATGGATCTGGTCGCTCGCGAGTCCTCTCCCCCGATCGCGGACGAGTTCCGGCGGGTCGTGCGAGAAGTCGGACTGGGAGTGCCGCTGCAAGAGGCGCTCGAGCACATGCTTCGACGGGTTCCGAGCGATGACCTGGATCTGCTCGTGACTGCGATCGCGATCAACCACGAAGTGGGGGGAAACCTCGCGCAGATCCTCGACGTCATCGGTGAAACGATCCGCGAACGCGTGCGCATCAAGGGTGAGATTCGCGTATTGACTGCGCAACAAAGTCTTTCCGGTTACGTGATATCGCTCCTACCGGTGGGGTTAGCGATCGTCATCTTCTTGCTGAATCCGGACTACCTCGGAAGCTTGTTCACCTGGCCGTGGATTTGTATGCCGATCGGTGCGGTTATCTCGATGGTCATCGGCTTCTTCGTCATGCGCCGGATCGTCGCCATCGAGGTGTAG